Proteins encoded in a region of the Saccharothrix ecbatanensis genome:
- a CDS encoding MOSC domain-containing protein — MLARTGSSGIDKQPVAGAVAVGIPAYGNSGLAGDFISDPEDHGGVDRAVYAYSREDLDLWQAELGRDLASGVFGENLTTVAVDVTGAEIGERWRIGSELVLEVSAPRTPCRTFAAWMDEKRWIHTFTQHALPGAYLRVLVPGSVRAGDTVEVVRRPGHGVTVGLVFRAITTESELLPQVAVVDALAGEMLATVRRRVGA; from the coding sequence ATGCTGGCCAGGACAGGCAGCAGCGGGATCGACAAGCAGCCCGTTGCCGGAGCGGTCGCTGTCGGGATTCCCGCGTACGGGAATTCTGGTCTCGCGGGGGACTTCATCAGCGATCCGGAGGATCACGGAGGCGTGGACCGCGCGGTCTACGCGTACTCGCGCGAGGACTTGGACCTGTGGCAGGCCGAGCTGGGGCGCGATCTGGCCTCCGGGGTGTTCGGCGAGAACCTGACCACCGTGGCGGTCGACGTGACCGGGGCGGAGATCGGGGAGCGGTGGCGGATCGGCTCCGAGTTGGTGCTGGAGGTGAGCGCGCCCCGCACGCCGTGTCGGACGTTCGCCGCCTGGATGGACGAAAAGCGGTGGATCCACACCTTCACCCAACACGCCCTGCCCGGTGCTTACCTGCGGGTGCTGGTCCCGGGCAGCGTGCGGGCCGGTGACACCGTCGAGGTCGTGCGCCGACCCGGTCACGGGGTGACCGTGGGGCTGGTTTTCCGGGCGATCACCACGGAGTCCGAGCTTCTGCCGCAGGTCGCCGTTGTGGACGCGCTGGCCGGCGAGATGCTGGCCACCGTCCGCCGGCGAGTGGGCGCCTGA